A region from the Myripristis murdjan chromosome 23, fMyrMur1.1, whole genome shotgun sequence genome encodes:
- the sypl1 gene encoding synaptophysin-like protein 1 — MMTGFRLNLSPLKEPLGFVKLVEWLTAIFAFGSCGGFSGRNIVSLVCGDGKNETLNATFHYPFRLSQVRLVDGNTTLCNHSVTTTHLMGDSSSSAEFFVGVAVICFLYSMVALLVYLGYMHVYKDSDFGPMFDFVVTAALAILWLVCSSAWAKGLQNVKDATDTDGIGATLALCKGSNVTCEVTEFASMRTLNISVLFGYLNMFVWAGNAWFVYKETRWHSQKYSSQPGPARQQVPAPI; from the exons CTCACAGCCATCTTTGCATTTGGAAGCTGCGGCGGCTTCTCAGGGAGGAACATCGTCTCTCTGGTCTGCGGCGATGGGAAGAACGAAACTCTCAATGCGACCTTTCACTATCCGTTTAG GTTAAGCCAGGTGCGGCTGGTGGACGGCAACACCACTCTGTGTAACCACTCGGTCACGACGACACACCTGATGGGAGACTCGTCCTCCTCGGCGGAGTTCTTTGTGGGCGTCGCCGTCATCTGCTTCCTGTACAGCATGGTGGCTCTGCTGGTCTATCTGGGCTACATGCACGTCTACAAGGACTCCGACTTTGGACCCATGTTT gacTTTGTGGTGACAGCGGCCTTGGCCATCTTGTGGCTGGTGTGCTCGTCCGCCTGGGCCAAAGGCCTGCAGAACGTGAAGGACGCCACGGACACCGACGGCATCGGCGCCACGCTGGCACTCTGCAAGGGGAGCAACGTCACCTGCGAGGTCACGGAGTTCGCCAGCATGCGCACCCTCAACATTTCTGTG TTGTTTGGCTACCTCAACATGTTTGTGTGGGCGGGCAACGCCTGGTTTGTGTACAAGGAGACGCGCTGGCACTCTCAGAAATACTCCTCTCAGCCTGGGCCTGCACGGCAGCAGGTCCCTGCACCCATCTAA
- the atxn7l1 gene encoding ataxin-7-like protein 1 isoform X2 yields MHSKNQKRHSSPVPSRSPLVPMKPKAPAVAPSSVDTLAFRVPKDYPHSRFSKAPLAVYPPKGARNKTCVSLPVVSLEKMPCLSRADAASHVRLTSSSSSSSSSSSPSPSSLKPPSLTPPASQRSGEKLVNGRVTGGPSTPHSATPPSSLDGRPSPARSPLDRRPSSTPSPSPLDRRPSPSPSPSHRTSAPPSSLSSASPLERKHQNGTKTSSSRSHKRLSGRVFDPNKHCGVQDPESKRPCTRSLTCKTHSLTHRRAVPGRRKHFDILLAEHKGRVKEKEGAKEKDKDREGGQARKEGGSQSVTSQDTASPSKPHCPNGRPLSTLKLRLANAHIPRVPGSATSASSPLPPAPAPGPASIPELSPHSGLRTAGDGGRLSSDEGDAETPEDTDRPSCPYSTHHPRPLGCCVFSSRLMGRGHYVFDRRWDRMRLALQSMVEKHLNAQMWRKVPLAAESLLSLSCSGSSAVSSQQTLSPSPTSLTPPVLSPPSNPFSCTAGVFSTRDVPQPPAPASTPGKARNGTHKASRPSREMEDSIAGTKKRKNSSSSSSSYSSSSLFPTVDNHKKNGSSYHPAFQGSGGMAATPSWKKGPGRGGNGMGSRAEDWLSRADGSQSHNSQNSLDPGTTSVPYSPNKEPASTPHLPPAPPSGPLAYGGGAEGRKRRSPSSYGGKASKLSRAGGLESLFRKGNSTGGILASGPESPRQAKLHH; encoded by the exons ATGCATAGCAAAAACC AGAAGCGCCACAGTTCCCCGGTTCCCTCTAGGAGCCCGCTGGTCCCCATGAAGCCGAAGGCCCCCGCTGTGGCCCCCAGCTCCGTGGACACATTGGCCTTCAGGGTCCCCAAGGATTACCCCCACTCCCGCTTCAGCAAGGCCCCGCTCGCTGTCTACCCACCCAAGGGCGCACGCAACAAGACATG TGTCTCCCTTCCAGTCGTAAGCCTGGAGaagatgccatgcctcagccgCGCCGACGCAGCATCCCACGTTCgcctcacctcttcctcctcctcctcctcctcctcttcctccccttccccctcctccctcaaacccccctccctcactcccccaGCCTCCCAGCGTTCTGGCGAAAAGCTTGTGAACGGCCGCGTCACCGGCGGGCCGTCTACGCCGCACTCTGCCACGCCTCCGTCCTCTCTGGACGGGCGGCCCAGCCCAGCGCGCTCTCCCCTGGATAGACGACCGTCgtccaccccctctccctccccgcTGGACCGCAGACCCTCCCCGTCACCCTCGCCCTCCCACAGAACCAGCGCCCCACCGTCTTCATTGTCATCAGCCTCGCCGTTGGAGAGGAAGCACCAAAACGGAACTAAGACTTCCTCGTCCAGGTCGCACAAAAGACTTTCAG ggaGAGTGTTTGATCCTAACAAGCACTGTGGAGTCCAGGACCCTGAGAGCAAACGGCCCTGCACGCGGTCTCTCACCTGCAAG ACACACTCTTTAACACACCGCCGAGCCGTCCCCGGCCGAAGGAAACATTTTGACATCCTCCTGGCTGAGCACAAGGGGCGagtgaaggagaaggagggagccAAGGAGAAGGATAAAGACAGGGAAGGAGGACAGGCGAGGAAGGAAGGCGGCAGCCAGAGCGTTACGTCACAAGACACCGCATCGCCCAGCAAGCCCCACTGCCCCAACGGTCGACCCCTGTCCACGCTGAAGCTACGCCtggcaaatgcacacatacccAG GGTCCCAGGCTCAGCCACTTCTGCCTCCAGTCCTCTGCCCCCCGCGCCGGCGCCTGGCCCGGCCTCGATCCCAGAGCTGTCTCCCCACAGCGGGCTCAGGACAGCGGGGGATGGCGGTCGGCTTTCCAGCGATGAGGGAGACGCAGAGACCCCAGAGGACACCGACAGGCCTTCCTGTCCCTACTCCACTCACCACCCGCGGCCACTAGGG TGTTGTGTATTCAGCAGCAGGCTCATGGGACGAGGCCACTATGTGTTTGACAGGCGATGGGACAGGATGAGGCTAGCGCTCCAGAGCATGGTGGAGAAACACCTCAATGCCCAGATGTGGAG GAAGGTGCCGCTGGCTGCCGagagcctcctctctctctcctgctctggtTCCTCCGCTGTCTCATCCCAGCAgactctctccccctctcccacctccctcacccctcctgtcctctctcccccctccaaCCCCTTCTCCTGCACCGCCGGGGTGTTCAGCACCCGAGACGTTCCACAACCCCCAGCCCCTGCTTCCACGCCTGGTAAAGCCCGTAATGGCACACATAAAGCCAGCCGCCCAtccagagagatggaggatTCTATAGCGGGAACCAAGAAGAGAAAAaactcttcttcctcatcctcctcctactcctcttcGTCATTGTTTCCGACTGTGGATAATCACAAGAAAAACGGCAGCAGCTATCATCCGGCTTTCCAAGGTTCAGGGGGGATGGCCGCCACCCCAAGCTGGAAAAAAGGGCCGGGGCGTGGGGGAAACGGGATGGGGAGCAGGGCAGAGGACTGGCTCTCCAGAGCTGATGGGTCTCAAAGCCACAATTCTCAGAACAG TCTGGATCCAGGCACCACCAGTGTACCCTACTCACCCAACAAGGAGCCAGCCTCCACCCCCCATCTGCCCCCGGCTCCCCCCTCCGGCCCCCTGGCTTACGGAGGAGGAgcggaggggaggaagaggaggagcccCAGCTCGTATGGAGGGAAGGCCAGCAAGCTGAGCAGGGCAGGGGGGCTGGAGAGCCTCTTCAGGAAGGGGAACAGCACCGGGGGGATCCTGGCCTCCGGGCCTGAGTCCCCAAGACAG gccaAGTTGCATCACTGA
- the atxn7l1 gene encoding ataxin-7-like protein 1 isoform X1 yields MATLDRQIPSPDTFLFKPWSSFVSAAKLRVVDNSSSENSDNKLCSLGEAVKLREEMLVYGRSPALEDFCLVVCHICNQVVTPQGILTHYEKRHSSPVPSRSPLVPMKPKAPAVAPSSVDTLAFRVPKDYPHSRFSKAPLAVYPPKGARNKTCVSLPVVSLEKMPCLSRADAASHVRLTSSSSSSSSSSSPSPSSLKPPSLTPPASQRSGEKLVNGRVTGGPSTPHSATPPSSLDGRPSPARSPLDRRPSSTPSPSPLDRRPSPSPSPSHRTSAPPSSLSSASPLERKHQNGTKTSSSRSHKRLSGRVFDPNKHCGVQDPESKRPCTRSLTCKTHSLTHRRAVPGRRKHFDILLAEHKGRVKEKEGAKEKDKDREGGQARKEGGSQSVTSQDTASPSKPHCPNGRPLSTLKLRLANAHIPRVPGSATSASSPLPPAPAPGPASIPELSPHSGLRTAGDGGRLSSDEGDAETPEDTDRPSCPYSTHHPRPLGCCVFSSRLMGRGHYVFDRRWDRMRLALQSMVEKHLNAQMWRKVPLAAESLLSLSCSGSSAVSSQQTLSPSPTSLTPPVLSPPSNPFSCTAGVFSTRDVPQPPAPASTPGKARNGTHKASRPSREMEDSIAGTKKRKNSSSSSSSYSSSSLFPTVDNHKKNGSSYHPAFQGSGGMAATPSWKKGPGRGGNGMGSRAEDWLSRADGSQSHNSQNSLDPGTTSVPYSPNKEPASTPHLPPAPPSGPLAYGGGAEGRKRRSPSSYGGKASKLSRAGGLESLFRKGNSTGGILASGPESPRQAKLHH; encoded by the exons ATGGCGACACTGGATCGCCAAATACCAAGTCCGGATACCTTCCTTTTCAAACCTTGGTCTTCCTTCGTCAGTGCGGCTAAATTACGTGTTGTTGACA ACTCATCCTCGGAGAACAGCGACAACAAGCTTTGCAGCCTTGGTGAAGCCGTGAAACTCAGAGAAG AGATGCTCGTTTACGGCCGCTCTCCAGCTCTGGAGGATTTCTGTCTTGTCGTCTGCCACATCTGCAACCAGGTGGTCACTCCTCAGGGCATCCTCACACACTACG AGAAGCGCCACAGTTCCCCGGTTCCCTCTAGGAGCCCGCTGGTCCCCATGAAGCCGAAGGCCCCCGCTGTGGCCCCCAGCTCCGTGGACACATTGGCCTTCAGGGTCCCCAAGGATTACCCCCACTCCCGCTTCAGCAAGGCCCCGCTCGCTGTCTACCCACCCAAGGGCGCACGCAACAAGACATG TGTCTCCCTTCCAGTCGTAAGCCTGGAGaagatgccatgcctcagccgCGCCGACGCAGCATCCCACGTTCgcctcacctcttcctcctcctcctcctcctcctcttcctccccttccccctcctccctcaaacccccctccctcactcccccaGCCTCCCAGCGTTCTGGCGAAAAGCTTGTGAACGGCCGCGTCACCGGCGGGCCGTCTACGCCGCACTCTGCCACGCCTCCGTCCTCTCTGGACGGGCGGCCCAGCCCAGCGCGCTCTCCCCTGGATAGACGACCGTCgtccaccccctctccctccccgcTGGACCGCAGACCCTCCCCGTCACCCTCGCCCTCCCACAGAACCAGCGCCCCACCGTCTTCATTGTCATCAGCCTCGCCGTTGGAGAGGAAGCACCAAAACGGAACTAAGACTTCCTCGTCCAGGTCGCACAAAAGACTTTCAG ggaGAGTGTTTGATCCTAACAAGCACTGTGGAGTCCAGGACCCTGAGAGCAAACGGCCCTGCACGCGGTCTCTCACCTGCAAG ACACACTCTTTAACACACCGCCGAGCCGTCCCCGGCCGAAGGAAACATTTTGACATCCTCCTGGCTGAGCACAAGGGGCGagtgaaggagaaggagggagccAAGGAGAAGGATAAAGACAGGGAAGGAGGACAGGCGAGGAAGGAAGGCGGCAGCCAGAGCGTTACGTCACAAGACACCGCATCGCCCAGCAAGCCCCACTGCCCCAACGGTCGACCCCTGTCCACGCTGAAGCTACGCCtggcaaatgcacacatacccAG GGTCCCAGGCTCAGCCACTTCTGCCTCCAGTCCTCTGCCCCCCGCGCCGGCGCCTGGCCCGGCCTCGATCCCAGAGCTGTCTCCCCACAGCGGGCTCAGGACAGCGGGGGATGGCGGTCGGCTTTCCAGCGATGAGGGAGACGCAGAGACCCCAGAGGACACCGACAGGCCTTCCTGTCCCTACTCCACTCACCACCCGCGGCCACTAGGG TGTTGTGTATTCAGCAGCAGGCTCATGGGACGAGGCCACTATGTGTTTGACAGGCGATGGGACAGGATGAGGCTAGCGCTCCAGAGCATGGTGGAGAAACACCTCAATGCCCAGATGTGGAG GAAGGTGCCGCTGGCTGCCGagagcctcctctctctctcctgctctggtTCCTCCGCTGTCTCATCCCAGCAgactctctccccctctcccacctccctcacccctcctgtcctctctcccccctccaaCCCCTTCTCCTGCACCGCCGGGGTGTTCAGCACCCGAGACGTTCCACAACCCCCAGCCCCTGCTTCCACGCCTGGTAAAGCCCGTAATGGCACACATAAAGCCAGCCGCCCAtccagagagatggaggatTCTATAGCGGGAACCAAGAAGAGAAAAaactcttcttcctcatcctcctcctactcctcttcGTCATTGTTTCCGACTGTGGATAATCACAAGAAAAACGGCAGCAGCTATCATCCGGCTTTCCAAGGTTCAGGGGGGATGGCCGCCACCCCAAGCTGGAAAAAAGGGCCGGGGCGTGGGGGAAACGGGATGGGGAGCAGGGCAGAGGACTGGCTCTCCAGAGCTGATGGGTCTCAAAGCCACAATTCTCAGAACAG TCTGGATCCAGGCACCACCAGTGTACCCTACTCACCCAACAAGGAGCCAGCCTCCACCCCCCATCTGCCCCCGGCTCCCCCCTCCGGCCCCCTGGCTTACGGAGGAGGAgcggaggggaggaagaggaggagcccCAGCTCGTATGGAGGGAAGGCCAGCAAGCTGAGCAGGGCAGGGGGGCTGGAGAGCCTCTTCAGGAAGGGGAACAGCACCGGGGGGATCCTGGCCTCCGGGCCTGAGTCCCCAAGACAG gccaAGTTGCATCACTGA